A stretch of DNA from Hirundo rustica isolate bHirRus1 chromosome 1, bHirRus1.pri.v3, whole genome shotgun sequence:
aggtaaaaatacaaatgttaaGAAATTTCTTTGACCCTCATCCAAATTACCAAACCTTTTAAGACACGATCAAACAATATGAGAGGAAACACTTTTATTCAACCTTAGACTGTTGCTTGGTCTGATACACCTGAAAACACATCCATGAGTTACCCATGGCATTCTGGGACTTTCTCACTGACCTTCAAGTCCCATGATACACAGaaaacatataaatatacaagggaaaaaaaaaaacaaaacatagcTGCTAAGCCACATTTTCCAAGCTtctaaagtaaattaatttaaaaatttgtattGCTTTTAACTGGTTTGTCCAACTCCACTTATTAGTAACCACATCAAAAACACCACCTGAAAAGCAAATTCTTGCAAAGACTGATGTTATTTCctcagtaaatatttattttgcgTGTATCCATAGAAGTACTACAAGGAAAAATTGTGCACACACAGAATAACTCTTGGCTTCATTTTCCTGCCAGCTATCAGACAGCATTGCTCATGAACAAATCTTTTGGTATTTAATATTCATAATGCAGAAGCATCTACTGAGCCCAGTTAGGATCAAGAAATTTTACGGGATGTTGTACGAAACGAATATCATCATTCTGCCACAAAGAATTTACAGTTGGACAGATTGACAGACTATTTCAGCACTGTTTGTtatgtgaaaattatttcttaatctTATTCTAGTAACTCCTACATGCAAATATAATGCTACAGGTAGCTCTATGCAGTAATGCAGGGCACTCTTGCAGCAAATGCAGGACAATGACGTACTTCAGCAGCCACAGAGGCAAAagagttccttttttttaacaaggGTTTTTAGTAGCTGGGCAGGGGGAGATGTTATATTTTCATTGatctattttatttcagtggaaaGTAACATAATAGTATTAGTCAACTTGTATACACTTTAAAAGATAATTCCTTTTcaattcaaaagaaaagttgGCTATATTAACAGCAATACTCATTTTGACTATCTTTCTAATGGAAACAATTTGACATTTGGTTTCAAAATGCAGCCATATTTTTGAGATGTGACCCCTCTCTAATACATCTTTCCCCAAAGGAGGTGATACCGTAGTGGTTTTCTTGTGCTTGGTTCACACAACACTTACTCTTACCCAGTGacaaaaaagcttttctagTTCAAGAAGTACAGTGGGGGCAGGGGggatatttaaaaatctttatatgGCCCTATTGGCCATGATCAAGTCCTTGAATCCTTCTTGAGAGGCACGTGAAGAAATACAGGTTACCTTTGAGGCAAGTTTAGTATTTAAGCATTCTTTAAGAAACTGGCATTGCTGAGAGAGAGCAGCTTTCCCAAGGCTGAACAGAGCTAGACGGGATCAGAGCTCTGGAGTAATGTTTCCCAGTCACATGCGACCACCAGCTCTCTTCTGTAGCCCACTAAAGGCCTCTGGCAACCTGAATTCCCCAAATGAAGCAGTAGAGGATACTCCTTCAAATATCTCCTTGATGCCAAGGATGTTTCTATGGTAATTCTGCATTCAGAGTTACTGATTCGTGCTGCATGAGAGGCTACACAAAGGCCCAAGGAAATGAATGAACCTATCTAAGGTTGTGCATACCCAGGGGGCTTCCATAATTTTGGGtgcacagaaatacaaagatGGAATAATGACAATGTTGTGCTGCACTTCATTTGTTGAATTACTTCAATACCTTGCTCACAGACGTGTGCATGTGAATCTAATCAACCAAACTCCTCGTAGACAGCAAAGATTATGTTGAGAGATTATTCCCACttctgctacagaaaaaaaagcaccagCCTTTCATAAACTCTTGAATACAGGGGGATGTGTGTATGCATACACCAACACACATGTACCTCTCTCTGTAtatgtaccaaaaaaaaagttgagaataAAAAATTTCCTATATATAGCACATTATTCTCATAAAGATAGGAAGTTTAAAAACAGACCTGCctttttatgcaaaaaaaatcccccgCCAATACCTGTTTGACTGTTCATCTAgttaataaattatatattaaaaaacccaaacaaacaacaaaaataacaacaaaacaaagcaaaacaacaacaacaacaaaaacagggggaaaggaaagctgGCATGatcaaaaaaaaacctgaaaaaaatgtgatttttccatATCCCTTGAAATCTTAGAATAGGAAacttttctgtatcttttcttcttgaatCATATTTTGCTTCCAATCCTAAAACAGGATACTCAACTATTCCATTTGCTGTTCAAAAATAGTGACTCCCATTGCCTTTTAAATGCATACAAAAAAGTTgcatctttttgttttcattttccctgcATATTTGTTGCGTACTGACATCAAAACCCCTGCAGGCATCCTAAACTTGCAATTGGAGAAACTGCGCTCCAGGGTTTTCCACATGTCTAATACACCTGGATAAAAAGTGCTAATTGTCACCAACTTCAATCAAATGACAGCAGTAAGGCACAAAATATGCTTGATTTGCAGATGCTAGTGCCACTGGGAATTAGCAGTGGATTAATAATTGTGCAGACCTTGAATattcccctggcactgccagcctgggTTTCCAGTGCAATGTCAGACTACAAGGCCTTTGTTTTTAGCTTACTTTCCTGAGGAAATCAGGCTTAGGCATTTGCACTCTTTCCCTCTGTGTGTTTGGCTGTCTTACCCTCCCACAATAATTTCTGATTAatcagaataaattttaaaggaagGTAAAGGGTTGCAAACATAGAGTATCCTTAGCAGTTTTGTGAAAAACAGTCAGGTAGGTAGATATAATCAAGCTGAGCCTAAGTGTTTCAAATATCCTAGCTTTTTAAATTCAGGTATTCTTTGCAGACAAATAAACCCTAATGTTATTCAAATTTTGTTGGCTCTGAAAGTAGAAGGGAGATGTGCCTTATCACATATTCAGCAACTTTGCATTCAGCCACCTTTACATATCAGGTTGACAGACATAGGTTCCCagtttgtggaattttttttctttttcaagtctatctgccacaaaaaaatccttttccactTGAGGCTTTGAATGGGCACAGGAGTCAGCTTCTTGCACAAGTTcaccctttctctttttcctccagataGGCCAACGCTGTACATCCTCTCCTCTACTCTCCTAGCcggaagagagagaaggagaagagaggaagagaagagagaagaagaaagagaagaaggagaagagaagagaagatagagaagagaagagaagaagaagagaagagatgcgaaagagaagagaaggataaaTGGCAATCTCCAGATCTAATCTCTCACTCTCTTCTCCTATCCCTACTCTCtactctcctcttcctctcctctcctctcctacCCCTTCTTGATCTTGCTGatgctgctgtttcctctccACTCGGCGCATACGAGGACACCAGCCCTATGCATGCAAGTTTGCTGGGGGCTCTGGTGGCGTGACAAAGCTCAATTCTGCAGGCAGCGGCATGATCACAGCGAAGGTGAGGGCAAGGTTGAGCCAATGTGTTTCAACActtctttctttgtatttatCACCACGCCATAACATTCCTGCAGCCtggcctgctgctgctccagctgcctgtgcaAACTCCTGATGGAGCGCAGCAGCAGAAGCCGTCGGTACATAGCTAGCTGGAGACGGtacttctccttttcctcctttttcttattttctaagGTCTGCATTACTGTTGTGGTCTTCATCCAAACTATACGGCCCAAACTGTAGGAGGCCATACTGCCCTCGATGCCGCTACCTGCCTGCTGCACGTCAGTCCCAGCCCATGCAGCCACGCTGGCCTCAGCGGGCAGCCTTGGGGCCTGCAGCACCTTGGAACTCAATTTGCCATGGTAGCAGGAGCTTTTGGCATGCAGAGAGGCAAgatccagaggcagcaggtTATCAACTGCTGCAGGGCATGAGGAGGCGCCTAACAACGCATCTACAGCTGCCAGAGGACGCTTAGCCAGCCCAGGGGCTGTCCTCTGTGCTTGGCCACCACTAACCATCTCTGATCCAGTCAGGGCTTCTAGCTGGgccactgccctgctggagaGGACAGACAGTCTTTCTGGCTCTGCTGAGCTTCTCTTGTCTTCATTAACACTGTCTAGTGAAGGGCTGGCAGAGCAACCAGGATATGCTGATACAGCATCGTGAGTTGGAAATCGGTCTTCATCGTTGCTGCTGTTTTGGATCTCCTCTTCATCTCTTGATATTACAGCTGCTGTCTCAGCCATTTAATGCGTGAGCTACAGAAACTTTCTGTGGACAAAGTGAAAGTAAAAGGATTTCATTTCCACATACACACATGGAGAAGCCCAGTGCAGAGTGACATTTGGAGAAAGAacctttttttatatttaagcaATAGACCTATTACTTTTCTAATAAAGCACAACCCTTGGGTCACTTCAGGCCATTTCTTGTGATTTGCATTAGATGTTCTTCGAGACACAACATTAATccaataataattaaaatgatATACTGTACTATTAACATTCTCAAATCTTTAAAGGCAAGTGATCTAtccctgcagcactggctgtgctggctAATTAAACACAATACAGTTGTAAATGGGCATTGTAAGCACTTCTCTCATTTAAGAACACAGCTCTAACAAGTGTAGTTTGTAGAGATGGGTGAGTTATCGGGATTGATCAGCTTTAAAGGGAGGTGGAGGTACCACAAACAGCAGGTTGCATTTAAATGTCCTCTTCAAGATTAATCTGTCTGCTACCAGTTTGTTTACAAGGTTGCCTTTCCCCTTCCTATTAATTCTAACAGTAAAGCTATATTAGCAGCACTCTAgccaaagagaggaaaaagaaaccaaacactTACCGAGGGTActggggggaaggaaaagagtTACAGAGCATTGTGTCTGTGTGTCATATTTTCTTGAATGTGAGTCAGCACAATCTGGAACAGAAACATcacagtgctggagcaggagcagcaacaGCATTACGCTGTTCCACCCAGCAACAACACAGTCAGTCCCAATcacagaggagagcagggctgcctTCTTCCTCCTTAGTGGGCATTCCTCCCTGGCATGTAGCTTTTATGTCATCTTTGAGCATCAAAATGAATACCAGGATTGGATGGCACTTTTTTCCCACCTCAAAACCAAACATACTTGATTCACCCATTGTGCAGGGGGCAATACCTATGGCCCTTCCCATCCCTGACAGTCAGCAAGGAGGTAGCACAGCACCAAAAGAGGATGAGGGATTCTGGACTCCAAGTGtgctttccttcagaaaaaacaaGCTTAGATAAACTTCAGCTGCATGAAAATACTAAACTTAAAAATGAAGTAAGCATCAGCACCAAGCACATGCTAAACATGAAAACAGGCAGAAGCTGTAGATCAAAGTGGTTAATGTACACCCATGTTTAATGAGGTTGGCCTAATCTTTAAAGAGCTGCACTACATCCAGCTAAACCATCCCACAAAACAATAAACTTTATCTGCACTTCTGATGTTCAGAAAAGCTACCTTCAGCATCATCTCTTGCTGTAGTGCCAGGAACAAAATTCACAAGTCATCTACCTGCATCTACTTCAATCAATTTACCATAGGGCTTCAGTTGCCCCAAGACTTTCTCTACTCCATTCTCTAATATAAATAGAAGAAAGAAGCAATCCAAAATACTATCTAAAatcttccagcagctggaaaagaatgAAAGTAGATCCTATCTTCTCTTCTATGTGTGCTGCAACACAgataataatttcttatttttcatctgCACTGACTAGCCTTTCTGATGAATCTGCTAGGATAAGCTTACAAACTTGAACTCACAAAGCCTGGTTAACATTAATTCAGATTTGTACCTTGAGGTATAACTTGAATTCATTTTTTGGTGCAAGAGATAATTTGcactgaatttgaaaaataaactaaaccTGCTGTGCTTACGTTCCAAATCATGCTGCAGATTATAGAAATAATACTAGAAAGAGATTAATATCCAGTGAGTTAATATACAGTGCAATTTTATATCTTGGTGATTCCCATTTATCCTAATCACAAGCTACGGTAACTGAAGAACATGGAATTCAGATAATGGGGATTTTACTGTATTAAAGCATTGAAAAGGTTCATTGTAATACAACATTATGTAGAGAGTCTTTTGGTTTCAACTTCTCTCATCTCCAAAGCACTGCAGGCGTATCTCCCACTACAAAGAAAACAGCGGATGGGTGCTGAGTAATGTACCTGATCTCCAGTATTGTCAATGCTTTTCTATAAGATATAGCATTATGTTCCTCACTTTTTTATAGCAGTTTGCTGCAAATAAGTGTTGTCTAATAGCCCAACAAGGCATGAAAAagcagggttttgttttccGGAAATTTTTTGTAGTTCCGTTTGTTATATCTctgctgctttaatttttccagaaaaaaaattaaagtcagTACTCTTTAAAGAGACATGCAGGGGtacaaaaaagtattttgcatGCCAAATTAGTGtcatcaaaataataataaatataatttttttatgtctgGATCTGAACAGAATAAACAGCATTTGATACAATCaagtaaataataaaactcAAATCAGAACTCATTGAGACATATGGCTTTTCATAGAATGTTATGACTTCAGCTGTAATCTATGAAGcttaacagcaaaaaaatattcaccCCGTTGGAGAATCAGTGAAACTGAAATCctgtaaaaaatacatatttgttaTTGCTAAAATAGAAGTTCTTTTTACAGTTAAGTCTGCATGTATGTTTCTATTTTTACCCTTCCCTTCATTGTTCACGACTTCATAAAATCTCAGGTAAAGGATCAGATGGAAAGGTCCTAGCCTCAGTTTCTAAcctgaagctgaaaaaatactaaaaactgGAGCCAAAAAATAGAGATGCTCCAGTACAAAAGAGGGAACAAATCCAGTCTTACAACTGGGAAAACTTAAGGAAACACCTTTCAGGAGAAACGTGTCTTGTGTAACTGAGAGACAGGAACATGGAATGAGACCACACCTCATTTCAATGGAAACATGTAAGTGCTTGCACTGAGATGACACAACAATCCTATTCAGCAAAGACTCTTACCTTGATGAAGTGTGTCCTACAGTTTATCTcccttttatttgaaatttgtCAGACCTGTAGGGACCTGGAAAGGCCTTATGTTAGTTTCTTCTTCAAAAATCACATTATGCTACTTCCCTGATGAAGAAATAGGAGAGTTTGCTATTCCTCCTAAGAACCTGTCTCAGGCAGAGTTTGCTCAATTCCACTTGTTCACccctggatttctttttctgtttgtgggAACCTTTCCAGGCAGAGGCTGCTTCATATTTCACAGTGAACATTTGGATCAGACCAACACACTGAGAATTTCAGGTAGGTGAAATGAAAGCCAAGATGCCTTTGGTTGAGGTTCATTGCCTTTCATTACCACCCACTCACAGGTTGATGCAACTGCAGCAGTTTCAAGGTGTCAATAGACCCTGGGGAAACACCTTCAAGCTGTCAGTCTTGCACGCCCCTGAGAGGTCTATGCCACCAGAGGTTTTTAATCCATCACACTCTTTCAGGTAATAGCTACAAGAGGTGCTGGGCAACTTGCAGGCTCATAAATGTAAGCACGTGCTGAAACTCTCTGTGCCTGCAGGCTTATGGAATAAGTGTTGAGCCATCACAGTTGGGTTTTGTGTggcagcagaaaaggccttgtcACAGGGGAGTCCCTGCCGATAGACAGGACAAGTatttctcccttctctttcaAATATGATGCCGTTCTCAAGCATGGACAGATATGAGGACAGGAAGGTTCTTGAGCAACAAGtacaaatattttactgaatttcAAAGCATAAGAGCCAAACACTTTTACAAACAGCATCAAAGGTGAGATAAGCATTTGTGAAGATATGTCATTAAAAGACCAAGGCCTGGGATGTTATGTTgctttgtatttcagtttggGGAGTATTTTTaacaaagtattaaaaaatatcctATTACACAGTAGTGTagttacatattttatattaatcGCTCTTAAAGATCAAAACCCATATTTTGTCTGTTAATGTACACACTCGCATGGCCTTCTATGAACTCAGTGAGTTCCACATGTATGCATATAGGGcctaaatttttttccccaaagattctttaaaatccttttacAGCGCAGTAAGTTGGGGAAGAAAGTTGTatgttctctttcttctgctttcactCCCAAAAGAGACAGGAGTTATTACAGGCTTCTCTGCATTGCACCCGATGGTAACAGCATTCCACGGGGCCAGGGGCCAGCCAGGGATTG
This window harbors:
- the LOC120748843 gene encoding UPF0500 protein C1orf216 homolog, which translates into the protein MAETAAVISRDEEEIQNSSNDEDRFPTHDAVSAYPGCSASPSLDSVNEDKRSSAEPERLSVLSSRAVAQLEALTGSEMVSGGQAQRTAPGLAKRPLAAVDALLGASSCPAAVDNLLPLDLASLHAKSSCYHGKLSSKVLQAPRLPAEASVAAWAGTDVQQAGSGIEGSMASYSLGRIVWMKTTTVMQTLENKKKEEKEKYRLQLAMYRRLLLLRSIRSLHRQLEQQQARLQECYGVVINTKKEVLKHIGSTLPSPSL